In Actinomycetota bacterium, a single genomic region encodes these proteins:
- a CDS encoding transglutaminaseTgpA domain-containing protein, whose translation MAALIARLRRTTPPTDAIPFRVAVCLTVVVSVGAALGQQAVPTMSAVVALVAVPGGFVLSYKRRGHRNVLLKLGLAAGLFAAFANFLSDVQGAISVDETRMPLAELFVWVQVLHSLDVPRRRDLGFSLASSVSLMALAGSVSISTGFLPYAVAFGAAFAAALALRHLAQLHERASAATDLGEPSREEAVEVTRVSARPPGRSILRPAAAVAGVVLAFTGLAFVALPRFPGIQVATLPVQLANNTPISRFTGSVVNPGRQGQPEASRGGGFAPDAYFGYGDGLDLRTRGRLSEEMVFRVRAPEPALWRGQVYDRYDDGYWSSTGEEETVTARSGFDRSILVPRPPGEGPRFHGSTRELVQTFYVERPLPNLVFHAAEARELFIPSTSVEVDPFSSVRLPFLLEEDTIYSVISRISTAGPDDLRLAAAPDTSDPALARYLTTPDSLSPRVAHLARTLTADAPTTYDKAEAVESWLRRTKAYRLDIPRDPPGVDPLEVFLFERHEGFCEQIATAMAVLLREAGVPTRLVAGYGAGERNPFTGYWEVRNSDAHAWVEVLYPGYGWIPYDPTFGVPEARATNTRFMLEPLLTFARRLLPVRALAWAMERLGGALASAAVVLVLVLAAASVLTVLRRRTRTRSADTPTHRVVSAWMRVEEALAREGCARGSSETPLAFCRRACTVAEVEPERLRAFGDLFVSLRYGRDTPAPEDILRLEHMADTLVGEVRASRPSAFATARR comes from the coding sequence GTGGCTGCGTTGATCGCGCGCCTGCGGCGGACCACCCCGCCCACCGACGCGATCCCCTTCCGCGTCGCGGTATGCCTGACCGTCGTCGTCTCGGTAGGCGCCGCCCTGGGCCAGCAGGCCGTCCCGACCATGAGCGCCGTCGTCGCGCTGGTCGCCGTCCCCGGCGGGTTCGTCCTCTCCTACAAGCGGCGGGGCCACCGCAACGTCCTGCTGAAGCTAGGGCTCGCCGCCGGGCTGTTCGCGGCCTTCGCGAACTTCCTGTCGGACGTGCAGGGAGCGATCTCCGTCGATGAGACGCGGATGCCGCTCGCCGAGCTGTTCGTGTGGGTGCAGGTGCTGCACAGCCTCGACGTCCCGCGCCGGCGCGACCTGGGGTTCTCGCTCGCGTCGAGCGTCTCGTTGATGGCGCTCGCCGGGTCGGTCTCGATCTCGACGGGATTCCTGCCCTACGCGGTCGCCTTCGGAGCGGCCTTCGCCGCCGCCCTCGCCCTCCGTCACCTGGCGCAGCTCCACGAGAGGGCGAGCGCCGCGACCGACCTCGGGGAGCCGAGCCGGGAGGAGGCGGTGGAGGTCACGCGAGTGAGCGCGCGGCCCCCCGGACGCAGCATCCTGCGCCCGGCCGCCGCGGTGGCAGGTGTGGTCCTGGCGTTCACCGGCCTGGCGTTCGTGGCCCTCCCGCGGTTCCCGGGCATCCAGGTGGCGACCCTCCCGGTGCAGCTCGCCAACAACACGCCGATCTCCCGCTTCACCGGGAGCGTGGTGAATCCGGGCCGGCAGGGGCAGCCGGAGGCTTCGCGAGGGGGCGGCTTCGCACCCGACGCCTACTTCGGGTACGGGGACGGTCTGGACCTGCGCACCCGCGGAAGGCTCTCGGAGGAGATGGTGTTCCGGGTCCGGGCGCCCGAGCCCGCGCTGTGGCGGGGCCAGGTCTACGACCGCTACGACGACGGGTACTGGTCCTCGACGGGCGAGGAGGAGACCGTCACCGCCCGGTCCGGGTTCGACCGGTCCATCCTCGTGCCCAGGCCGCCCGGCGAGGGTCCTCGGTTCCACGGCTCGACGCGGGAGCTCGTCCAGACCTTCTACGTGGAGCGTCCGCTCCCGAACCTCGTCTTCCACGCGGCCGAGGCGCGGGAGCTGTTCATCCCCTCCACGTCGGTGGAGGTGGACCCGTTCTCCTCGGTCCGGCTCCCGTTCCTGTTGGAGGAGGACACGATCTACTCGGTCATCAGCCGCATCTCGACCGCCGGACCGGACGACCTCCGCCTGGCCGCGGCGCCGGACACATCGGACCCTGCGCTGGCGAGGTACCTGACGACTCCGGACTCGCTCTCGCCCCGGGTGGCGCACCTCGCCCGCACGCTGACGGCGGACGCCCCCACGACCTATGACAAGGCCGAGGCGGTCGAGTCGTGGCTCAGGCGGACGAAGGCCTACCGGCTGGACATACCCCGCGACCCGCCCGGCGTCGACCCGCTCGAGGTGTTCCTGTTCGAACGCCATGAGGGGTTCTGCGAGCAGATCGCCACCGCGATGGCCGTGCTGCTGCGCGAAGCCGGGGTCCCGACCCGGCTCGTGGCCGGGTACGGGGCGGGTGAGCGCAACCCCTTCACCGGCTACTGGGAGGTCCGTAACTCGGACGCCCACGCGTGGGTGGAGGTCCTGTACCCCGGGTACGGCTGGATCCCGTACGACCCGACCTTCGGGGTGCCCGAGGCGCGCGCGACGAACACGAGGTTCATGCTCGAGCCCCTGCTGACCTTCGCCCGCCGGCTGCTCCCGGTGAGGGCGCTCGCCTGGGCGATGGAGCGGCTCGGCGGCGCCCTCGCCTCCGCCGCGGTGGTCCTGGTCCTCGTCCTCGCGGCGGCTTCCGTCCTGACCGTGCTCCGTCGGCGGACGAGAACGCGGTCCGCGGACACCCCCACCCACCGGGTCGTGTCCGCTTGGATGCGTGTGGAGGAAGCGCTCGCCCGGGAGGGGTGCGCCCGGGGGTCGAGCGAGACGCCCCTCGCCTTCTGCCGTCGAGCGTGCACGGTGGCCGAGGTCGAACCGGAACGCCTCCGCGCCTTCGGGGACCTGTTCGTCTCGCTGCGCTACGGCCGGGACACGCCGGCTCCCGAGGACATCCTCAGGCTGGAGCACATGGCGGACACGCTGGTCGGTGAGGTCCGGGCGAGCCGCCCATCGGCGTTCGCCACCGCCCGGCGCTAG
- a CDS encoding MoxR family ATPase translates to MDLRASTDAIRGLVENVERVITGKRTAVELAAVSFFADLHLLIDDVPGVGKTMLARAVARSIDGTFKRVQATADLLPGDITGSTVYEQSSGAFHFVPGPVFANVVLVDEINRATPKAQSALMEVMEEQSVTVDGVLHEVPEPFYVVATRNPVEHHGTFPLPEGELDRFGLSIGLGYPDARAERSVIVSQMDHHPIDTLEPVLSASDVTAHREAVRSVHVEESVLDYLLAIVRATREHPEIALGASPRGSLALTRAAQSYAVLRGRDYVLPDDVKLMAPAALGHRLVLTSDRSAERTAGEAIIETILARTPAPVALGPSA, encoded by the coding sequence TTGGACCTCAGAGCGAGCACGGACGCGATCCGGGGCCTGGTCGAGAACGTCGAACGGGTCATCACCGGCAAGCGCACGGCGGTCGAGTTGGCCGCCGTGTCGTTCTTCGCCGACCTGCACCTGCTGATCGACGACGTCCCCGGCGTGGGCAAGACGATGCTCGCCCGGGCCGTGGCCAGGTCGATCGACGGGACGTTCAAGCGGGTGCAGGCGACGGCGGACCTGCTCCCCGGCGACATCACCGGGTCGACCGTGTACGAGCAGTCGTCGGGGGCGTTCCACTTCGTGCCGGGACCCGTCTTCGCCAACGTCGTGCTCGTGGACGAGATCAACCGGGCGACCCCGAAGGCGCAGTCCGCGCTGATGGAGGTGATGGAGGAGCAGTCGGTCACCGTGGACGGCGTGCTGCACGAGGTCCCCGAGCCCTTCTACGTCGTCGCCACGCGCAACCCGGTGGAGCACCACGGCACGTTCCCGCTGCCGGAGGGCGAGCTCGACCGGTTCGGGCTCTCGATCGGGCTCGGCTACCCGGACGCCCGAGCCGAGCGCAGCGTGATCGTGTCGCAGATGGACCACCACCCGATCGACACGCTCGAGCCTGTCCTGTCGGCGAGCGATGTGACCGCGCACCGGGAGGCCGTCCGCAGCGTCCACGTCGAGGAGAGCGTGCTCGACTACCTGCTCGCCATCGTGCGCGCGACGCGCGAGCACCCCGAGATCGCCCTGGGGGCTTCCCCGCGTGGTTCGCTCGCGCTCACCCGGGCGGCTCAGTCGTACGCGGTGCTGCGCGGACGCGACTACGTCCTCCCGGACGACGTGAAGCTCATGGCTCCCGCGGCGCTGGGTCATCGGTTGGTGCTGACCTCGGACCGCTCCGCGGAGCGGACCGCCGGCGAGGCCATCATCGAGACGATCCTCGCCCGGACCCCCGCCCCCGTGGCGCTGGGACCCTCCGCGTGA
- a CDS encoding DUF58 domain-containing protein: protein MRVRPTKIAFGLVGGAVILFGVGTNVQAGWVLVLAAMLLGICAAGAVLPFVALRGVVVEREAPATARAGEAVPVSVTVRNASRGLRGLVGVRDSFCGEGWAVVDVLRPGQARRFTDRRTGARRGVYTGGPVGLATGAPFGVAVAWKDIEVATTTVVHPRVFPARVPDALGRTAVAVRTPSGDISGVREYRSGDQLRHVHWRSTARRGELVVREFTEEDRGDLTIVVDAPHDPDTADAVASVACSIARAALGRGREVELRSGAGTVSATSPAVADDWGARLQPGGPGVEELLARGVRDALVVVIAAEERNAAAVSRLTAMSPSVVVLVDPDGREGARRVAASFGATLSASGHDVQVIPVAEDLSPWLR from the coding sequence GTGAGGGTCCGGCCGACGAAGATCGCCTTCGGTCTGGTCGGCGGCGCGGTCATCCTCTTCGGCGTCGGCACGAACGTGCAGGCGGGGTGGGTGCTCGTCCTCGCCGCGATGCTGCTCGGGATCTGTGCGGCCGGTGCGGTGCTGCCGTTCGTGGCGCTGCGTGGGGTGGTGGTGGAGCGCGAGGCGCCGGCCACCGCGCGGGCGGGGGAAGCCGTCCCCGTCTCGGTGACGGTCCGCAACGCCTCCCGCGGGCTGCGCGGCCTCGTCGGCGTGCGCGACTCCTTCTGTGGCGAGGGCTGGGCGGTGGTGGACGTCCTGCGCCCGGGCCAGGCACGCCGGTTCACCGACCGGCGCACGGGTGCCCGCCGGGGCGTCTACACGGGGGGGCCGGTCGGCCTGGCGACCGGAGCCCCGTTCGGCGTCGCGGTCGCGTGGAAGGACATAGAGGTCGCCACGACCACCGTCGTCCACCCGCGCGTCTTCCCGGCGCGGGTCCCGGACGCGCTCGGGAGGACGGCGGTCGCGGTCCGGACGCCCTCCGGCGACATCTCGGGGGTCCGGGAGTACCGGTCCGGCGACCAGCTCCGCCACGTGCACTGGCGGTCCACCGCCCGCCGGGGCGAGCTCGTCGTCCGCGAGTTCACCGAGGAGGACCGGGGAGACCTGACGATCGTGGTGGACGCCCCCCACGACCCCGACACCGCCGACGCCGTCGCATCCGTCGCCTGCTCGATCGCTCGCGCAGCGCTGGGGCGAGGGCGGGAGGTCGAGCTGCGGTCGGGGGCCGGGACGGTCTCCGCCACCTCGCCCGCCGTGGCCGACGACTGGGGAGCCCGGCTGCAGCCGGGGGGACCCGGCGTGGAGGAGCTCTTGGCCCGGGGCGTGCGGGACGCACTCGTCGTCGTGATCGCCGCCGAGGAGCGCAACGCCGCCGCGGTGAGCCGGCTGACCGCGATGTCCCCCTCGGTCGTGGTGCTGGTCGACCCGGACGGGAGGGAGGGAGCCCGGCGTGTGGCCGCGTCCTTCGGAGCGACCCTCTCCGCGTCCGGACACGACGTCCAGGTGATCCCGGTGGCCGAGGACCTCTCTCCGTGGCTGCGTTGA